The Prunus dulcis chromosome 5, ALMONDv2, whole genome shotgun sequence genomic sequence GTAAATTCTTCATTTATGGAGGCAGATCATCAAGCTCATCAAAGAAGTTCTACTACTACTAATGTGGGTGATCGGAAAGGCAAGTCAATCAAAACACATGATGaacaagatgatgatgatcaaaatcatcatcaagaTGGCAATATTGGGGGACAACTCTTGGCTCAGAAGCTATTTCCCCAAGGCAATCATCCTTCCTCCATACCTGGCCTGCTAAACAATGCCATGGCATACAATTACTATCATAATTATTCAGAGCCTTCAAGTTTATCTCTATCTCAATTTGGTGGCCATGGATTTCCACCAGTGCCCCAAATAGATCATCATAGCCATATGATGAGCAATGCCTTATCATTTTCAACTTTAATGCCATCTGGATCTCAATTGTTCTTCTGTCCATCAACAGCAACACCCTCCCTTTTTGGCCCATATCCTCCGTATATTACCAACCCGGTAGTGGAGAGAGGTACTACTACTAGTGAGCCAAGATCACAAGCCAACCATTTCCAATTTTTGAGCTCATCAAATTCACCAAATCTCCTACCAAATGCTCTCATGTCTTCTCTTCAGTCTTTGAAATCCTATCCAACATCGGTCAATCCCAAGCAGCTCCATTCGAATTCACAGGATAACAATGGAAGCCAACCAAACAAGGACCATAATTAATACCAGCTCCTAAACGCATGTAAGTACATATTGTTTACAATGGGAATGGAGGCTAATATTGGTCTCAAAATCTTGAaacatctatatatatatatatatatatatatacatatatcatgCATTGATTAATTTTCACAACAGACGAGACATGGAAATCGATGAACTGAGGCATTAATGGAGGGGTTGGCTCGAGCAGCTAAGTAGTTGATTTCTTCAGCACACAGCACAAGCTAGCTAGCAAGACATAAAGTTCATCTGATCATTATGTGGTTGTGTTTCCTGCAAGACTttcctcagtctctctctctctctctctctctctctctgtgtgcaAAAAAGCGACAAGAGTTAATAGTGAAAACTTCGTAAGTACGACAATGTTATATGTAGACATTTGCATACTGGTGATTGATCAGAGTgcttataattttatatactAGATATACACCACTACCATAGCCGATACgcattttatatatacatgtttGAGTTCATCtaattgcattcatatgcacTTTTGAGGTATACATATGTATAgatctatc encodes the following:
- the LOC117628052 gene encoding transcription factor TCP5, which gives rise to MISNSREKGLQAKQEGRNNTNNDGNSSNFNKASSSSTTTSRQWSGFRNPRIVRVSRTFGGKDRHSKVSTVRGLRDRRIRLSVPTAIQLYDLQDRLGLSQPSKVIDWLLDVTEDDIDKLPPLQLPHGFAHQFHQQMLNPHHSHDQGHQSNNSLAAAPFFDVNSSFMEADHQAHQRSSTTTNVGDRKGKSIKTHDEQDDDDQNHHQDGNIGGQLLAQKLFPQGNHPSSIPGLLNNAMAYNYYHNYSEPSSLSLSQFGGHGFPPVPQIDHHSHMMSNALSFSTLMPSGSQLFFCPSTATPSLFGPYPPYITNPVVERGTTTSEPRSQANHFQFLSSSNSPNLLPNALMSSLQSLKSYPTSVNPKQLHSNSQDNNGSQPNKDHN